The Bombus vancouverensis nearcticus chromosome 17, iyBomVanc1_principal, whole genome shotgun sequence genome has a window encoding:
- the LOC117165122 gene encoding dynein beta chain, ciliary-like — LFRCLVEEKLGSKFVESRSPPFHKSFEGTSSITPIFFILSSGVDPLKDVEKLGMQLGFTFGGRNFHNVSLGQGQEPIAEEAIELSANEGHWVILQNVHLVRKWLPTLEKKMEQCSENPHDDYRLFISAEPSPDPHESIIPQGILESAIKITNEPPSGIQANIHKALDNFTQETLESCSKETEFKAILFALCYYHAVLAERRKFGAQGWNRGELTINAEMEDLQNYIMMDAVPPSWTKRAYPSELGLNSWFTDMLYRINELSNWTADFNLPSSVWLGGFFNPQSFLTAIMQQTARKNEWPLDKMCLYCEVLRKTKEEITSAPREGAYINGLYMEGARWDVQTGCIMDSRFKELFPLLPIMYIRAITQDKQDLRNMYECPVYKTRSRGPTYVWTFNLRTKERASK, encoded by the exons TTATTTAGGTGCTTGGTAGAAGAAAAGCTTGGTTCAAAATTTGTTGAATCCAGATCTCCACCTTTTCATAAATCCTTTGAAGGAACCAGTTCAATCACGCCTATATTTTTCATTCTCTCTTCAGGCGTTGATCCGTTGAAA GACGTGGAAAAACTGGGAATGCAATTGGGTTTCACTTTTGGAGGAAGAAATTTCCATAATGTGTCACTGGGTCAAGGTCAAGAACCCATAGCGGAAGAAGCCATAGAACTTTCCGCGAACGAAGGCCATTGGGTAATTTTGCAAAATGTCCATTTGGTGAGGAAATGGTTGCCTACATTAGAAAAAAAGATGGAACAGTGCTCGGAGAATCCACATGATGATTATCGATTGTTCATTAGTGCGGAACCCAGTCCTGATCCTCATGAATCGATAATACCTCAG GGTATACTAGAATCAGCCATAAAGATCACGAACGAACCACCATCTGGAATTCAAGCGAACATCCACAAAGCGTTGGATAACTTTACCCAGGAAACTTTGGAGTCCTGCAGCAAGGAAACCGAATTCAAAGCAATATTATTTGCACTTTGTTATTATCACGCTGTACTTGCAGAACGTAGAAAATTTGGGGCGCAAGGATGGAATAGG GGAGAATTAACTATTAATGCTGAGATGGAAGATCTGCAAAATTATATAATGATGGATGCTGTCCCGCCGTCTTGGACAAAAAGAGCTTACCCTTCAGAATTAGGATTAAACAGTTGGTTCACGGATATGTTGTATCGAATAAATGAATTATCTAATTGGACTGCTGATTTTAAC TTACCATCGTCGGTATGGCTAGGTGGTTTTTTCAATCCTCAATCATTCCTAACTGCAATTATGCAACAAACCGCGCGCAAAAATGAATGGCCATTGGACAAAATGTGTTTATATTGCGAAGTACTGCGAAAAACCAAAGAAGAAATCAC ATCAGCACCAAGAGAAGGCGCTTATATAAACGGATTGTACATGGAAGGTGCACGATGGGACGTTCAAACAGGATGTATCATGGACTCTCGATTTAAAGAATTGTTTCCATTATTACCAATAATGTATATTAGGGCGATTACACAGGACAAACAAGATTTAAGGAATATGTATGAATGTCCTGTGTATAAAACACGATCGCGAGGTCCTACTTATGTGTGGACGTTCAATTTAAGAACTAAGGAGAGAGCTAGTAAGTGA
- the LOC143303942 gene encoding uncharacterized protein LOC143303942: MLERIIAARLEAHMTERAPGWHDSQYGFRRGHSTVDTVKRVKTMAEDEVSREGVAVAVSLDVTNAFNSIPWARIVESLRHFEVPAYLVGIIPAYLTDRYIVYAGKNGEERRRIERGVPQGSVLGPILWITAYDSVLRCPMPPGAGMVDPGCISTQASGQGTVEVLTGTNPALPSALSGGRGAPVKVSSTKKKKKGIDVGDITNHIDTLGKHIKETQKHCTTSCRVKSEILSLTNKFNNVKTLGTHLRLLTHSKVKRGLINAIGSISKTLFGTLDSDDLQLIDQNIDKLFSEGNELKTIVTNQTALIRKILNTDSLKQLEKVNADIRNEINQVNKQELLVVKIISIESALSDLHFQLNEMFNLILLGKQGIVSPQIINHHTFLEQYAKALGKHTMNKEFLPEEGNFQNILDISTLTLFVQSEKIFFKISIPTITDSDWDIEQVYPIPTQKNGAFLAPLVERPIFFTSGLTYVNVDQMYLDKQCRIRRELYICKQTQPIHYRHSKHDCASEIISVDNTMRFCKFTVYKIVEVTFIPLKNENHYIAIPEKPIELNIFSEEGHQIVKLKQPSLLRTKITVDILYGDNHMRISGNPKNVSYDIKIKTINITNNVDLSSMLGILEKTPKVMSNLNGYTDHLDSQTNQEHLQATTVTIQTNDNYFQISELCSRKSEQKGKERKTLTLVR; the protein is encoded by the exons atgctcgAAAGGATcatcgccgcccggctggaggctcacatGACCGAGAGggcgcccggatggcacgacagccaatacggattccgccgcggccacTCGACCGTGGACACGGTGAAGAGGGTGaagaccatggccgaggacgAGGTCTCTCGAGAAGGGGTGGCAGTAGCGGTATCACTAGatgtcaccaacgccttcaactcgatcccctgggccaggatcgtggaaTCTCTGCGACACTTCGAGGTCCCGGCGTATCTGGTAGGGATCATCCCAGCATACCTAACAGACAgatacatcgtctacgccgggaAGAACGGGGAGGAAAGAAggcggatcgagcgcggcgttccgcagggatCGGTGTTGGgaccgatactctggatcacagCCTACGACTccgtcctccgatgtccgatgcctcCGGGAGCAGgcatggt agatcccgggtgcatctcgactcaggcgtcagggcAGGGCACCGTGGAGGTTTTAACCGGtacgaatccggcactacccagcGCCCTCTCCGGAGGGCGCGGGGCCCCTgtgaaggtttcctccacgaaaaaaaaaaaaaaaggaatagaTGTAGGTGATATAACTAACCACATCGATACATTAGGAAAACACATAAAAGAGACCCAGAAACATTGTACCACCTCGTGTCGAGTAAAATCAGAAATACTTTCCTTAACCAACAAGTTTAACAACGTCAAAACGCTAGGAACACATTTAAGATTACTGACTCACTCTAAAGTTAAGAGAGGATTGATAAACGCTATAGGCTCAATCAGCAAAACACTCTTCGGAACTCTAGATTCTGACGACTTACAGTTGATAGACCAGAATATCGACAAACTAtttagcgaaggaaacgaaTTAAAAACCATTGTAACTAACCAAACCGCTCTAATTAGGAAAATCCTAAACACCGACAGCCTAAAGCAATTAGAAAAGGTAAACGCGGacatacgaaatgaaataaatcaGGTAAACAAGCAAGAACTTCTAGTAGTCAAGATTATTTCTATAGAAAGCGCTTTGTCAGATTTACACTTTCAACTCAATGAAATGTTCAATCTAATTCTACTAGGAAAACAAGGAATTGTTAGCCCCCAGATCATAAATCATCACACTTTCTTAGAACAATACGCTAAGGCTTTAGGAAAGCACACCATGAATAAAGAATTTTTACCAGAGGAAGGTAACTTCCAAAACATCTTAGACATCTCTACACTCACACTGTTTGTCCAAAGCGAAAAGatcttctttaaaatttcaatccCAACAATAACTGACTCGGACTGGGATATAGAACAGGTATACCCCATACCGACTCAAAAGAACGGAGCATTTCTCGCTCCATTAGTCGAACGTCCGATATTTTTTACCTCAGGATTAACTTATGTGAATGTAGACCAGATGTATTTGGACAAGCAATGTCGAATCAGACGcgaattatatatttgtaaacaaACTCAACCCATACATTATAGACATTCGAAACACGATTGCGCATCCGAAATAATTAGTGTAGACAATACCATGagattttgtaaattcacagtctataaaatcgtagaagtaacttttataccgctcaaaaacGAAAATCACTACATAGCTATACCAGAAAAACCAATAGAACTCAATATATTCTCGGAAGAAGGTCATCAAATTGTCAAACTGAAGCAACCGTCCCTGTTGAGAACTAAAATAACTGTAGATATACTGTATGGAGACAACCATATGAGAATCAGTGGTAATCCCAAGAACGTTTCTTACGATATTAAGATTAAAACCATAAATATAACTAATAACGTAGATCTATCCTCAATGCTTGGTATCTTAGAAAAAACTCCCAAAGTAATGAGCAACCTAAACGGCTATACTGATCACCTAGATAGTCAAACAAATCAAGAACACTTACAAGCAACCACTGTCACAATACAAACCAATGACAATTACTTCCAGATATcagagttatgctcgcgaaagAGCGAgcagaaagggaaagaaagaaaaactctcacccttgtaagataa